The Ammoniphilus oxalaticus genome includes the window ATAAGAGGAGGAAGAAGAAATAAGCAATCTCGCTTATTTCTTCTCCTCCTTTTTTAAATCAGTATCATCCATTTGAAGTGGCGGTAACAAGGATGGATTGGAATGGCCATCACCACCCGTATCGCCTTTAAAATAATAGTCAGGAACTTCCCCCATAAACAAGCCTTGCGTTAACGGTATTTGCGTTTTGACGATTGTTGGTTTCGTCGCGAATGGAATCACAACATTGACCTTTGCTTCCACATCCATATGCACGTTCACATGGACTCCGTTAATCCCCACCTCACGCACTTCCGGGATGAGGTTCACTTTAACCGAACCCATCGGAACCATTGTGATCGGTACATCGGGGCCAATCGTCGCCAATATATTGCTGTTTAAAGCCTGCCCAAGCGGTATCACTAATGGAACTGCTTCTAATTCCTTCAAGGTATTGCTCACTCGCGCTGTCGCTTCCCCCACAATTCGGGTTTGTTCATTATAATTAAACAGGACCGCTTTGATTTTGCCGTCGCCATCTTGCTTAAAATAGACGAGATCTTTAAAATCGGTCCCATCCGCGATCTTCATCCGTATCGCTTCATTAATGGCTCCCGCCGCTAATTGTTCCACTTTCGTATTTGCAATGTTTAGCATTGCAGGCTCAATCCTTTTCTCAATAAAGAGGAAGGTCTGGATGGAGATCACTAAAAAAATGGCAAGGGAAATCAAGATCGCTGTCTTAAAGCTTAATGGTTTTATTCTTTTTCTTGTTCGAAACCCCGCCAAAAAAGCTCCCTCCTCCCCGAAAAAAACTGCTCATTCATGTGTATGCTATTTGGGAAGAAGCATATGCCTGTCAATTCCGAGGAAAAGGAGTAAGTGGCTTATCGTTCAACTTGGCAGCAGACTCCGTATTATTTTTTTCGGTCGTAAACTAAAAATTGATGCGGATACTGATTTTTTTCGTCTTGAACACCTGGTTCACTTGCGGTCAATTCCCATTCCGCTTCTGTTACCTCAGGAAAAAACGTATCGCCCGCGAAAACTTCATCAATCGTCGTAATATAAAGGCGATCAGCAATCTCCAACGTCTGCCGAAACAGTTCGGCGCCGCCAATTACAAAAACCTCTTGATTTTTAAACTCTGCTTCACACAGCGCTTCCAGTTCGGCAACCGAATGAATCACCCTGCAACCTGGGGAAGTATACGATGGATCGCGCGTCAACACGATATTCTCCCTGCCAGGCAAGGCCCGTCCAATCGATTCATGTGTTTTTCTGCCCATAATGATCGGCTTACCCATTGTCACCCGTTTAAAATAAGCCAAATCGGCTGGTAAATGCCAAGGCATCTCATTATTAACGCCGATCGCCCGATTTCTATCCATAGCAACAATAAAGGAAATCATTTATGCCAACTCCTATCATCCGATTTTATATGCTCTCATCATACAAAAAAAAGAAGCCTGAAACAATGTTCAGGCTTCTGATTATACAGCGACTGGGCCGGAGATGGGAGGGTGCGGATCGTAACCGACAAGCTCAAAATCGTCCACATTAAATGAAAAAATAGAATCGATAGCCGCATTCATCTTTAATGTAGGCAAATTCCTCGGTTCACGCCCTAATTGTGTTTCAATCTGTTCAAGGTGATTCAGATAAATATGCGCATCGCCAATCGTATGCACGAATTCCCCCACCTCTAGCCCGCATTCATGGGCGACAAGGTGAGTCAACAAGGCATAGCTTGCTATATTAAACGGAATGCCTAGGAATGAATCTCCACTTCGCTGATACAGCTGACAAGAGAGCTTGTTGTCGGCAACGTAAAACTGATACAGCGTATGGCAGGGCGGTAATGCGGCTCGAGCGGGGAGCACATCCTCAGGAGACCAGCTCGATACGATGAGTCTACGCGAATCAGGATTCGTCTTAATTTCGTCAATCACATTTTTAAATTGGTCGATCGTTTCCCCTCGCGAAGTTTCCCAACTCCGCCACTGTTTGCCGTATACGTTGCCTAATTCACCATAAACGCGGGCAAACTCAGGCTCGCTCAAGATTCTTTGTTTAAAAAGATCCATCTGCTGTTCATACGATTGTTTAAAAGATAGATCTGTTTGCGAACGGTGACCAAAATCCGTCATATCAGGGCCTGTATAATCGCTGCTCTCTACCCACTTTTTAAAGGCCCACTCATTCCAAATATTATTGTTATGTTCCAATAAATACTTTATATTTGTATCGCCTTTTATAAACCAAAGCAACTCGCTAACGATTAATCGAAAGGGAACCCTTTTGGTTGTCAGCAAGGGAAAACCTTGTTTGAGATCGAATCGCATTTGATACCCAAAGGTGGCGATCGTTCCTGTCCCTGTTCGATCGTCCTTTTTTACACCATGTTCAACTATATATTGCAGTAAATCTAAATAAGCCTTCACCACTTTACCCTCCCTTTCGCCTTCCTTCATTTAGCCGCGTTTTTTATTCGGACAAGTCGAACAATACTCTCTGTCCGCGGACACTTCATAATAAAAGCAACACGTTTTTCGAATGCGTACTGGCTGTTCCACGGTAATCGGCTTATAAAACTTCGTGAGTGGATTTTGCGATTGACCAAATAAGACGCCAGGCGCTTCGTGAACAAGATAATGGTAGTCCTGTTCAATCCGTCGTTGTTGCAACTCGGTTCGTTCTGCTCCTATTCTTCGTTCATATAGCGAGAACAGGCGCACCGCTGTATTCTCCCATAAAAGTTCCATTGGAATACGCGCCGAAGCGGACAAGGACTGCCACAATGGCTCAAGTTGATCAACAAACATACTTTTGATCAAAGCATCGCGCCATGCGGCGCGCCCCTGTTCAGAGATCGGCTGAGAGATTTGCATAGGTATTAATCGAACATGAGATAACCAGTCGGATGGCTGGTCTGTTTCCAGTTGGCAATTTTGCAAAGAAATATGCATCCCTTTATTAAACATCGTCATTGCATATAGATTAGGAACAATCGCAAACAAAGCAAACCGCTTGGCAAATTGTGAACCTGTTACAAAACGAGACGGAGAACCTAATTTCCCCGTCAGTTCATCTAAGTAAGTGTTTAGTTGACTCCCATCAAGCAAATCGTTTCCTGTCACCAACACCTGAGTTTGGTCTTTAGGTTGCCCAATTTTAACACTGAATTTATTTTCTAAGTCGGCTATTTCCTCCGTATGAAGAGAGGAAGCTGCTCCCATTATTTTGTCCATCGTCACCTTTCCCCTCCATTGGTCTCAAGCGATCACGCCGAATAGGCATTTAACGCATCTCAATTGTACCATCACCGCAGCACGCTTACGAGCATTTATGTATCGTGGGTCACCCCCCGCTGAAAAACGAAAACAAGGCTCTAGTGGATCCTAAAGCCTTGTCATTGTCTGATCCATTTTATATTTTTAAGCGGTTACCGCGAATAGACTTGTTACAAAATCTTTTCCGAACTGTTTGCACTTTTCTTCCTCTTCATCCCCGTCTGGCGCAAATTCAACTCTTAGGCCTTCAAGGGTTAACTCGGCTCCTAGTTCCGTTAATTTTTCCTCCAGAACATCGACACCCCCGCAAAAATGCTCATAGGATGTATCTCCTGAACCAAACACAGCCGCTTTTTTCTCACTTAAGTCCAACGCGTCCAACCCTTCATAAAACTCTATATATTCATCAGGCAACTCTCCATCGCCCCAGGTGTAGGATCCTAACAAAATACCATCATACTCCAGCAGTTCTTCCGGTGTTACAGACTCAACTTCCTTCATGTCAACCTCAAAGCCATCTTCATGAATGCCGGCTGCAATCACGCTCGCAATTTCCTCTGTATTTCCAGATAAGCTTGCATAAACAATGAGTAGTTTAGGCACAGTCATGTTTCCTTCCCCCTCTCTTCTTGAAGGTGATAATGATTATCACCTTCATCTATATAATACAATCATTGATAATGATTGTCAATTAGTTTGCGCGCATTCTTTCAAATTATGTACCGTTATTAAAAGCCAATTCGAAGCAAACGACTGATTAGAGCAGGGTGTCGTTTTGATCGGAAATGTAAGCATTGTATTAGCGGAGTTATTTTTCACTAAATTGGCAAAAAAGAATGGACGATCTAGAGAAGCTAGCTATGCCAACCCTTCTATCTCGCCCATTTATCATCTTGCCAAGCTTATACCATTTTGAGAATCGCATCTTTTCCGGTCATTCCCGCTTTAATTCCCAAATCCTCCGCCGTCTTTGTCACGGACTCTAGCGGGGCTTCAAGCAATTGTTCAATCGTGCGCACGCCTAATGAACGGCCTGCAATAATATTTCGATCACTCAATTTTTCATTCAAAAGAGCGACATCAAGCGCTCCGCACATAATATAACCGCGATCGGTTGTAACGATCAACAGATTTGTTTTTGGCAATTGCACAGAAATGGAAACGACTTGGTGTCCTTCAACGATGATGGGTTTCACTTCAACCACTTTTGATCCCCTCCAAGAAACATAACATTATGGTTAGTCTATGTTCTTAGAAGAGAATCGGTGCAACAACAGATCAATGATATGTATTTGGGGGCGTATCGAGCGTTGTATTGCCTACCCCTTCGGTTGCCATCTTTCGTCTCATCATTTCTACAAGAAACATACTCAGCATTTGAAATACTTCCCCTTCATTCATTTGCTTAATTAAATTAAGCAAATCTTCTTCATCCTGATCTTGTAAAACGCCAAGCACGATCGCAATCGCATCTTCTTCATCACCGGTTAAATGGTCGCGGTAAAGATTGTAAAGATCATCGATAAACTTCATTTTTCACCCTCCATCAACATTACTTCTTAACGCCCCTCATTCATTAAAATCCATCTTTTTTTAGCGCTCCGTTCTAGAGCATCAACGCTGCTCAATTCCTTCGCTAATACATCACGGATAAATTCTGGAAAAAAGTATTCGATCTCTTCCGCTTCCCTGAACAGCGGGAAAATCCATCCGAACGTAAACATATCAACCGTGCCTACTGAGTAAACTCGTTCATCTTGAAAAGGCACGCCCTGCACATACATCTCCGTAATGCGCCGCCCGACCTGTCGCCGCGGATGATAATGGACGGATAGGCCATCGATACACATCCACCCCATCACTTTTCCCCTAAAACCGAGTCCTTGCACCTCAAGATGAATCACCGCTTCATCAAGCGCCTGTTCTAACAGTTGCTTTATATACTTTCCTTTAATCATCACTTTACACGGATTAATCGGATGAGGACATAACGCGAGCAGATCTTTTCTCGTCACTCTTCCTTGCGGTAATGAAAATAGAAGCTGTCCAGCGTTGACCATTGATAGTTCCGCCTCAACCCAACTACGCAATCCTTCCGCAAGCAAATTACCAAGCGGTGATTCCTCCTCCCAATCGTTCACCAGCGGGTGGGCCAATTCTGTAACTAAAGAGTTCAGTGTGTGGTCCGCTTCCTGTCTTTTTTGCTCAATCAACGCGGATAGTTGTTGATCGGGAGCAAATTGCGTCGCTTCGCGGCAAATGCCTGACACGCCTATAACACGCTTTGTATTCATGTCAATTGAGATTGTCGTATGTCCGAGATAGTTCCCAAACTTTCCAGCTTGAATGATAAATGTTCCATTTTCTACGACACCCGATTGTAAAAGATGA containing:
- the yunB gene encoding sporulation protein YunB, with the protein product MAGFRTRKRIKPLSFKTAILISLAIFLVISIQTFLFIEKRIEPAMLNIANTKVEQLAAGAINEAIRMKIADGTDFKDLVYFKQDGDGKIKAVLFNYNEQTRIVGEATARVSNTLKELEAVPLVIPLGQALNSNILATIGPDVPITMVPMGSVKVNLIPEVREVGINGVHVNVHMDVEAKVNVVIPFATKPTIVKTQIPLTQGLFMGEVPDYYFKGDTGGDGHSNPSLLPPLQMDDTDLKKEEKK
- a CDS encoding dihydrofolate reductase encodes the protein MISFIVAMDRNRAIGVNNEMPWHLPADLAYFKRVTMGKPIIMGRKTHESIGRALPGRENIVLTRDPSYTSPGCRVIHSVAELEALCEAEFKNQEVFVIGGAELFRQTLEIADRLYITTIDEVFAGDTFFPEVTEAEWELTASEPGVQDEKNQYPHQFLVYDRKK
- a CDS encoding thymidylate synthase is translated as MKEGEREGKVVKAYLDLLQYIVEHGVKKDDRTGTGTIATFGYQMRFDLKQGFPLLTTKRVPFRLIVSELLWFIKGDTNIKYLLEHNNNIWNEWAFKKWVESSDYTGPDMTDFGHRSQTDLSFKQSYEQQMDLFKQRILSEPEFARVYGELGNVYGKQWRSWETSRGETIDQFKNVIDEIKTNPDSRRLIVSSWSPEDVLPARAALPPCHTLYQFYVADNKLSCQLYQRSGDSFLGIPFNIASYALLTHLVAHECGLEVGEFVHTIGDAHIYLNHLEQIETQLGREPRNLPTLKMNAAIDSIFSFNVDDFELVGYDPHPPISGPVAV
- a CDS encoding IucA/IucC family C-terminal-domain containing protein gives rise to the protein MDKIMGAASSLHTEEIADLENKFSVKIGQPKDQTQVLVTGNDLLDGSQLNTYLDELTGKLGSPSRFVTGSQFAKRFALFAIVPNLYAMTMFNKGMHISLQNCQLETDQPSDWLSHVRLIPMQISQPISEQGRAAWRDALIKSMFVDQLEPLWQSLSASARIPMELLWENTAVRLFSLYERRIGAERTELQQRRIEQDYHYLVHEAPGVLFGQSQNPLTKFYKPITVEQPVRIRKTCCFYYEVSADREYCSTCPNKKRG
- a CDS encoding flavodoxin, producing MTVPKLLIVYASLSGNTEEIASVIAAGIHEDGFEVDMKEVESVTPEELLEYDGILLGSYTWGDGELPDEYIEFYEGLDALDLSEKKAAVFGSGDTSYEHFCGGVDVLEEKLTELGAELTLEGLRVEFAPDGDEEEEKCKQFGKDFVTSLFAVTA
- a CDS encoding YunC family protein, encoding MVEVKPIIVEGHQVVSISVQLPKTNLLIVTTDRGYIMCGALDVALLNEKLSDRNIIAGRSLGVRTIEQLLEAPLESVTKTAEDLGIKAGMTGKDAILKMV
- a CDS encoding DUF6154 family protein, with the translated sequence MKFIDDLYNLYRDHLTGDEEDAIAIVLGVLQDQDEEDLLNLIKQMNEGEVFQMLSMFLVEMMRRKMATEGVGNTTLDTPPNTYH
- a CDS encoding bifunctional metallophosphatase/5'-nucleotidase, producing the protein MRKLHILHTNDLHSHFEQMPLLAGGIRALQSSCEQRGEDVVIVDLGDHSDRMSPLTEGTWGEANVAVMNQTGYQFAAIGNNEGLTFPKEKLLSLYNSANFQVICCNLKDEATADFPPFVKPYAIQEIDSLRIGWISATAPYPVYEMLGWQILDPFDQIEQIVAQIRQQTDVIIVLSHLGYKMDRELANRLEGVDLIIGAHSHHLLQSGVVENGTFIIQAGKFGNYLGHTTISIDMNTKRVIGVSGICREATQFAPDQQLSALIEQKRQEADHTLNSLVTELAHPLVNDWEEESPLGNLLAEGLRSWVEAELSMVNAGQLLFSLPQGRVTRKDLLALCPHPINPCKVMIKGKYIKQLLEQALDEAVIHLEVQGLGFRGKVMGWMCIDGLSVHYHPRRQVGRRITEMYVQGVPFQDERVYSVGTVDMFTFGWIFPLFREAEEIEYFFPEFIRDVLAKELSSVDALERSAKKRWILMNEGR